Proteins encoded within one genomic window of Ranitomeya variabilis isolate aRanVar5 chromosome 4, aRanVar5.hap1, whole genome shotgun sequence:
- the LOC143766593 gene encoding uncharacterized protein LOC143766593: protein MFPLLSPVIVLLHRIFMMLHRLIFFSFRSLQYRILSVKVFCFKRIFLNYLKMDMDREKMAERILHLTLEILFRLTGEDYIVVKTSSERCQDPVSEGWGRPLCPITGPPRHPLILEDPNEQKILDLTYKMIELLTGEVPIRCQDVAVYFSMDEWEYLEGHKDLYKDVMMMKAPQLVTSSDLSSERTTPERCPHPLLPQDCKKEDPSVPQDHQGEDLTPINTTETYVRGDEWCKEEIPSYDYPDECTWRSEGQLTSSIFKSDDFEIKQDSSEVNAITPDIPSSLHSKDLSSDLLKQVLSSDSLPTAKKNHTHKIIIKNVTAPKAKKPLSHSKLGNNFPLKKYFLKHNQKIQTAENRFSCSICRKRFSRKSKLVIHKRTHTGEKPFSCSECGKCFTEKSSFNRHQKIHTGEKLFSCSECLKCFSRKAQLAGHQRTHTGEKPFSCSECGKCFTKKSDVIIHQRTHTGEKPFSCSECGKCFNQKKHLYGHQRTHTGEKPFSCLECGKCFTWKSDVIKHQRAHTGEKPFSCSECGKCFNRKAYLVVHHRTHTGEKPFSCSECGKCFNRKAHLHRHQRTHTGEKSFSCSECGKFFSEKSDFVAHQRTHTGDKPFFCSECGKCFTRKAYLDGHQRTHTGDMPFSCSECGKCFTRKAYLDGHQRTHTGEKPFFCSECGKCFVTKSSLLRHQSRHTGEKPFSCS from the exons atgtttcccttattatctccagtaattgtattattacacaggatttttatgatgttacatcggctcatcttcttctcattcaggtctctacaatatcggatcctctcagtgaaggtcTTCTGTTTTAAGAGAATTTTTCTGAATTActtaaagatggatatggacagagaaaagatggcagagaggatattacacctcaccctagagatcctcttccggcttactggagag gattacatagtagtgaagacctctagtgagcgctgtcaggaccctgtgtctgagggatggggaagacccctgtgtccaatcacggggcctccacgtcACCCCCTGATACTTGAGGACCCTAATGAACAGAAGATCCTAgatctcacctacaagatgattgagctgctgactggagag gttcctataagatgtcaggatgtcgccgtctatttctccatggatgagtgggaatatttagaaggacacaaagatctgtacaaggacgtcatgatgatgAAGGCTCCACAGCTCGTCACATcatcag atctatccagtgagaggacaacaccagagagatgtccgcatcctcttcttccacaggactgtaaaaaagaagatcccagtgttcctcaggatcatcag ggtgaagatctgacccctattaatactacagagacatatgtgagaggtgatgagtggtgtaaagaggagattccttcatatgactacccag atgaatgtacctggagatcagagggacagctgacatcttcaatttttaaatcagatgattttGAGATCAAACAGGATTCTTCAGAAGTGAATgctattactccagatataccatcatcccttcatagcaaagatctgtcatctgatcttttgaaacaggtcctgtcttctgattcattaccgactgctAAGAAAAATCACACTCACAAAATAATCATTAAAAAtgtaactgctcctaaagcaaagaagccatTATCACATTCAAAACTTGGAAATAATTTTCCCCTCAAAAAGTATTTTCTTAAACATAATCAAAAAATTCAGACCGcggagaatagattttcttgttccatttGTAGGAAACGTTTTAGCCGGAAATCAAAGCTTGTTATTCacaagagaactcatacaggggagaagccattttcatgttcagaatgtggaaaatgttttacagagaaatcaagttttaacagacatcagaaaattcacacaggggagaagcttttctcatgttcagaatgtctGAAATGTTTTAGCCGGAAAGCGCAGCTTGCtggccaccagagaacccacacaggggagaagcctttttcatgttcagaatgtgggaaatgttttacaaagaaatcagatgttattatacaccaaagaacccacaccggggaaaagcctttttcatgttcagaatgtgggaaatgctttaaccaGAAAAAGCATCTTTatggccaccagagaacccacacaggggagaagcctttttcatgtttagaatgtgggaaatgttttacctggaAATCAGATGTTATTAAACACCAAAGAGCCCACactggggaaaagcctttttcatgttcagaatgtgggaagtgttttaaccgGAAAGCATATCTTGTTgtccaccacagaacccacacaggggagaagcctttttcatgttcagaatgtgggaaatgttttaaccggaaagctcATCTTCatagacaccagagaacccacacaggggagaagtcattctcatgttcagaatgtgggaaattttttagcgagaaatcagattttgttgcgcaccagagaacccacacaggggacaagccttttttctgttcagaatgtgggaaatgttttacccggaAAGCATATCTTGatggccaccagagaacccacacaggggatatgcctttttcttgttcagaatgtgggaaatgttttacccggaAAGCATATCTTGatggccaccagagaacccacacaggggagaagccttttttctgttcagaatgcggAAAATGTTTTGTGACAAAATCATCTCTGCTTAGACACCAGAGCAGACACACAGGGgaaaaacctttttcatgttcttaa